One genomic segment of Amycolatopsis sp. WQ 127309 includes these proteins:
- a CDS encoding cytochrome c biogenesis protein DipZ, translated as MWTLILIGLLGGLITGVSPCILPVLPVVFFAGGAKKTADGEPPPEPDVAGDGGVAVATRKQQRARNRRPYAVIGGLVLSFTVFTLLGSLLIKALNLPDDILRIVGLVVLSVVGLSLLVPPLERLLEKPFSKLPQRKVNPNGGGFGLGLGLGLLYVPCAGPVLTAITIAAANGKIGVETVALTVSFAIGATAPLLVFALAGAKISERVKFFRKNNGKVRAIGGVVMLLLAVALYFDLPSLLQTKLPDYTGALQEKVEGSDAIGKLRLSNLGDASNQALDKCANNDQGRLRDCGPTPEFENIDAWINSSPQTMAGLKGKVVLVDFWTYSCINCQRSIPHIKDLYSRYQADGLEVVGVHTPEFAFEHDKGNVEAATKKFGITYPVAIDNETSTFNNFRNQYWPARYLIDATGQVRYFKLGEGDYDQTENLVRQLLQQAKPGVALPAPGDLPDTRPTDQRTTRETYLSRGELPKTYAPGGTPLALEKETSYAFPSVVPDGKVAFAGNWTVDYEKSTAGAGAEVRLGYTARSTNLVLAGEGTVTIANGDGPSRTIKVSGTPNLYRLTQTPDLHTGQLTLTLSPGLQAYSFTFD; from the coding sequence ATGTGGACCTTGATCCTGATCGGTTTGCTCGGCGGGTTGATCACGGGGGTGTCGCCGTGCATCCTGCCGGTGCTGCCGGTCGTGTTCTTCGCCGGTGGAGCCAAGAAGACGGCCGACGGTGAGCCACCGCCCGAGCCGGACGTCGCGGGGGACGGCGGGGTCGCGGTGGCGACCCGGAAGCAGCAACGGGCCCGCAACCGGCGGCCGTACGCGGTGATCGGCGGGCTCGTGCTGAGCTTCACCGTCTTCACCCTGCTCGGCTCGTTGCTGATCAAGGCGCTGAACCTGCCGGACGACATCCTGCGGATCGTCGGGCTGGTCGTGTTGTCGGTCGTGGGCCTGAGCCTGCTGGTCCCGCCGCTGGAACGCCTGCTGGAGAAGCCGTTCTCGAAGCTGCCGCAGCGGAAGGTCAACCCCAACGGCGGCGGCTTCGGCCTCGGGCTGGGGCTCGGGCTGCTGTACGTCCCGTGCGCCGGACCGGTCCTGACCGCGATCACGATCGCCGCGGCCAACGGCAAGATCGGTGTCGAGACGGTTGCTCTCACCGTGTCCTTCGCGATCGGCGCGACCGCGCCGCTGCTGGTGTTCGCTCTGGCGGGGGCCAAGATCTCGGAGCGGGTGAAGTTCTTCCGCAAGAACAACGGCAAGGTCCGCGCGATCGGCGGCGTCGTCATGCTGCTGCTCGCGGTGGCGCTGTACTTCGACCTGCCGTCGCTGCTGCAGACCAAGCTGCCGGACTACACGGGTGCGTTGCAGGAGAAGGTGGAGGGCAGCGACGCGATCGGCAAGCTGCGGCTGTCGAACCTCGGTGACGCGAGCAACCAGGCGCTGGACAAGTGCGCGAACAACGACCAGGGCCGGCTGCGCGACTGCGGGCCGACGCCGGAGTTCGAGAACATCGACGCCTGGATCAACAGCTCGCCGCAGACGATGGCCGGGCTCAAGGGCAAGGTCGTGCTGGTCGACTTCTGGACGTACTCCTGCATCAACTGCCAGCGCAGCATCCCGCACATCAAGGACCTCTACTCCCGCTACCAGGCCGACGGTCTCGAAGTCGTCGGCGTGCACACGCCGGAGTTCGCGTTCGAGCACGACAAGGGCAACGTCGAGGCCGCGACGAAGAAGTTCGGCATCACCTACCCGGTGGCGATCGACAACGAGACGAGCACGTTCAACAACTTCCGCAACCAGTACTGGCCGGCGCGCTACCTGATCGACGCGACCGGGCAGGTCCGCTACTTCAAGCTCGGTGAAGGCGACTACGACCAGACGGAGAACCTGGTCCGGCAGCTGCTGCAGCAGGCCAAGCCGGGTGTGGCCCTGCCGGCGCCGGGCGACCTGCCCGACACCAGGCCGACGGATCAGCGCACGACCCGCGAGACGTACCTCAGCCGCGGCGAGCTGCCGAAGACCTACGCCCCGGGCGGAACCCCGCTGGCGCTGGAGAAGGAAACGAGCTACGCGTTCCCGTCGGTGGTGCCGGACGGCAAGGTCGCGTTCGCCGGCAACTGGACGGTCGACTACGAGAAGTCCACGGCGGGCGCGGGCGCGGAGGTCCGGCTCGGGTACACGGCCAGGAGCACGAACCTGGTGCTGGCGGGCGAGGGCACGGTGACGATCGCGAACGGCGACGGCCCGTCGCGCACGATCAAGGTGTCCGGGACGCCGAACCTGTACCGCCTGACGCAGACGCCGGACCTGCACACCGGCCAGCTGACGTTGACGCTCAGCCCGGGTCTGCAGGCTTACTCGTTCACCTTCGACTGA
- a CDS encoding IniB N-terminal domain-containing protein, which yields MNPAQSLYEFTLNLLNDPSARGSFGQDPQQTLNDAGLGDISGADLHDILPLVLDFAPVGNLGGENGLDLGSITGQASAIEQLKALTQNLALGDATSENNVLGAVSGMTALTQNITDPFSAAGDLAGSIDHVGGGQLDPVTTVTGAVGDVTGHVAGGDVTGALDGGNLTSGLQNVSGLTSAVDGAQGVGSTIGDLTGSLGANTGLEHTVGDVVNQATAHLGDVSHNGTLGDVTTHLGDVTSHVGDIASHGDVSGVSDVHDVVGNIGDGALSGSIGADLSHLSIGSGNDFHLPH from the coding sequence ATGAACCCCGCGCAGTCGCTGTACGAATTCACGCTCAACCTGCTCAACGACCCGTCCGCCCGCGGCTCCTTCGGCCAGGACCCGCAGCAGACGCTGAACGACGCGGGCCTCGGCGACATCTCCGGCGCCGACCTGCACGACATCCTCCCGCTCGTGCTCGACTTCGCGCCCGTCGGCAACCTGGGCGGCGAGAACGGCCTCGACCTCGGCTCCATCACCGGCCAGGCCAGCGCGATCGAGCAGCTCAAGGCCCTCACGCAGAACCTGGCCCTCGGCGACGCCACCTCCGAGAACAACGTGCTCGGCGCGGTGAGCGGGATGACCGCCCTCACCCAGAACATCACCGACCCGTTCTCCGCCGCGGGCGACCTCGCCGGCAGCATCGACCACGTCGGCGGCGGCCAGCTCGACCCGGTCACCACCGTGACCGGCGCGGTCGGCGACGTCACCGGGCACGTGGCCGGCGGCGACGTCACCGGCGCCCTCGACGGTGGCAACCTCACCTCGGGCCTGCAGAACGTCTCCGGCCTCACCTCGGCCGTCGACGGCGCGCAGGGCGTCGGCTCGACGATCGGCGACCTCACCGGCTCGCTGGGCGCGAACACCGGCCTGGAGCACACCGTCGGCGATGTCGTGAACCAGGCGACCGCGCACCTGGGCGACGTCTCGCACAACGGCACCCTCGGCGACGTCACCACCCACCTGGGCGATGTCACCAGCCACGTCGGCGACATCGCCTCGCACGGCGACGTGTCCGGCGTCTCCGACGTCCACGACGTCGTCGGCAACATCGGCGACGGCGCGCTGAGCGGCTCCATCGGCGCCGACCTGAGCCACCTGTCCATCGGCTCCGGCAACGACTTCCACCTGCCCCACTGA
- a CDS encoding molybdopterin-dependent oxidoreductase, with translation MTATELARPETPAPPGKTRLRFFAAAFTGVLALAAALAAGHLVAGFISINASPYLAVGNGAIDLTPIELKDFAVRTFGTYDKLVLLGSMAVVMVGVAALAGVLSRRSPVPGTVLIAVFGLVGAFAVYQRPDLSAVALLAPVASLIVGVAVFLLLHRIAPRVWRDPETDEKTGTSRRRFLIGGAGVVVGAGAAGLGGQLISSSRDATASREAVGKLVPARTAPMIPADADFAKLGTPPFLTPNDKFYRVDTALSVPQVRTEDWSLRLHGMVGREIRYSYNDIRNRPLVERTVTMTCVSNEVGGDYVSTSNFIGVDLADLLQEAGVKPGAEQLFCTSVDGWTSGTPVAAAQDRGRGAMLAIGMNGEPLPLEHGFPARLVTPGLFGYVSATKWVVDIEVTTWAARQAYWLKRGWSKEAPIKTESRFDSHRGFASVPKGKTRVAGVAWAQHTGIEKVEVRVDQGPWQQTTLSQEVNLNTWRMWWTEVDLPAGVHQVFCRATDKSGYTQTDMRAGTVPDGATGWHNVTFTAA, from the coding sequence ATGACCGCAACGGAACTGGCTCGCCCCGAGACACCCGCGCCACCGGGGAAGACGCGGCTGCGGTTTTTCGCGGCCGCTTTCACCGGCGTCCTCGCCCTGGCCGCCGCACTGGCGGCCGGGCACCTGGTCGCGGGGTTCATCAGCATCAACGCCTCGCCCTACCTCGCGGTGGGCAACGGCGCCATCGACCTCACGCCGATCGAGCTGAAGGACTTCGCCGTCCGCACGTTCGGCACCTACGACAAGCTCGTGCTGCTGGGCAGCATGGCCGTGGTCATGGTGGGCGTCGCCGCGCTCGCGGGTGTCCTTTCGCGACGGTCGCCGGTGCCGGGCACCGTGCTCATCGCCGTGTTCGGCCTGGTCGGCGCGTTCGCCGTCTACCAGCGCCCGGACCTGAGCGCGGTCGCGCTGCTGGCCCCGGTCGCCAGCCTGATCGTCGGCGTCGCGGTTTTCCTTCTCCTGCACCGGATCGCGCCGCGGGTGTGGCGCGACCCGGAGACCGACGAGAAGACCGGCACGTCCCGGCGGCGGTTCCTGATCGGCGGCGCGGGTGTCGTCGTGGGTGCCGGCGCGGCCGGTCTCGGCGGGCAGCTGATCAGCTCGTCCCGCGACGCCACCGCGTCCCGGGAGGCGGTCGGCAAGCTCGTCCCGGCGCGCACGGCGCCGATGATCCCGGCGGACGCCGACTTCGCCAAGCTGGGCACGCCGCCGTTCCTGACGCCCAACGACAAGTTCTACCGCGTGGACACGGCGTTGTCGGTGCCGCAGGTGCGGACCGAGGACTGGAGCCTGCGGCTGCACGGCATGGTCGGCCGCGAAATCCGCTACAGCTACAACGACATCCGCAACCGGCCGCTGGTCGAGCGCACCGTCACCATGACGTGCGTGTCCAACGAGGTCGGCGGCGACTACGTGTCGACGTCGAACTTCATCGGCGTCGACCTGGCCGACCTGCTGCAGGAAGCCGGCGTGAAACCCGGCGCCGAGCAGCTGTTCTGCACCAGCGTCGACGGCTGGACCTCCGGCACGCCCGTCGCGGCCGCCCAGGATCGAGGCCGCGGCGCGATGCTCGCCATCGGCATGAACGGCGAGCCGCTCCCGCTGGAACACGGTTTTCCCGCCCGGCTCGTCACGCCCGGCCTGTTCGGCTACGTGTCGGCGACGAAGTGGGTCGTGGACATCGAGGTCACGACGTGGGCCGCGCGTCAGGCGTACTGGCTGAAGCGCGGCTGGAGCAAGGAAGCGCCGATCAAGACGGAGTCGCGGTTCGATTCGCACCGCGGGTTCGCCAGCGTCCCCAAGGGGAAGACGCGCGTCGCGGGCGTGGCGTGGGCCCAGCACACCGGGATCGAGAAGGTCGAGGTGCGCGTGGACCAGGGCCCGTGGCAGCAAACCACGCTGTCGCAGGAGGTCAACCTCAACACCTGGCGGATGTGGTGGACCGAGGTCGACCTGCCCGCCGGCGTGCACCAGGTGTTCTGCCGCGCCACCGACAAGTCCGGCTACACCCAGACCGACATGCGCGCGGGCACCGTTCCCGACGGCGCGACCGGCTGGCACAACGTCACGTTCACGGCCGCCTGA
- the trxA gene encoding thioredoxin gives MLEVTDASFATDVLHSEKPVLVDFWATWCGPCKKLTPVLEEIAAEQSDVTFVKLNVDDNPDTARDYQVMSLPTMILFANGEPVKQIIGAKKKTALLSDIAGAL, from the coding sequence ATGTTGGAAGTCACTGACGCCAGTTTCGCCACCGACGTCCTCCACAGCGAGAAGCCCGTTCTGGTCGACTTCTGGGCGACCTGGTGCGGACCGTGCAAGAAGCTCACGCCGGTGCTCGAAGAGATCGCGGCCGAACAGAGCGACGTGACGTTCGTGAAGCTGAACGTCGACGACAACCCGGACACCGCCCGCGACTACCAGGTGATGTCGCTCCCGACGATGATCCTGTTCGCGAACGGCGAGCCGGTGAAGCAGATCATCGGCGCGAAGAAGAAGACCGCACTGCTGTCGGACATCGCCGGCGCCCTGTAG
- a CDS encoding GAF domain-containing SpoIIE family protein phosphatase: MPDGRPDLVLCDPGRTGALHDSGLSARADSAMDRFAAMVRVQLRVPVALVSLVEPDRQVFPGMQGLPEPWATARHTPLSHSFCQHVVITGEPLVLADARTVALTSDNLAIPDLGVVAYAGIPLTDTDGHVLGSLCAIDTRPRTWTGDEIATLTDLATMCATEIRLRLATRQSKRDRDRRDELATQLDRAHARNEILLSAAQALAGSRTLAQIRHEISWFVSAEHRPTYIGLVVAEPGGMLRRVPEPGRPALADAEFGVFRADAALATAKAFRERRLLCYEDPAAIDAEFPDAVGRLYRDLRLHATACAPLVGSRDVLGVLTLGWDRPHALDSAERAVITTLATYTAQALERVRQLERRISVARELQEAMLTDLPSVPGLRLAARYRPSEVDEAVGGDWYDAVPLPGAPALAVTVGDITGHDVHASTLMGQVRSMMRQTAWNLPDAGPAATVEALEAALTGLDIPASGTLLHAHLSPDGTGRWELTSTNAGHPPPILVHADGRTELLTEHDALFSHLGFRTRDRTDQRRTLEPGDLVFLYTDGLIERRGEDLDRAIDRLRTLLSRLAGQAPEAMADAALEHMVEPGGHEDDVVLLAIGT, translated from the coding sequence GTGCCGGACGGCAGACCCGACCTGGTCCTCTGCGACCCGGGGCGGACGGGCGCGTTGCACGACAGCGGGCTCTCGGCCCGCGCGGACAGCGCGATGGACCGGTTCGCCGCCATGGTCCGGGTGCAGCTGCGGGTCCCGGTGGCGCTGGTGTCCCTGGTCGAGCCGGACCGCCAGGTCTTCCCCGGCATGCAGGGGCTCCCCGAGCCGTGGGCCACCGCCCGCCACACCCCGCTCAGCCACTCGTTCTGCCAGCACGTCGTCATCACCGGCGAACCGCTCGTGCTCGCCGACGCCCGCACGGTGGCGCTGACCAGCGACAACCTGGCCATCCCCGACCTCGGCGTCGTCGCCTACGCGGGCATCCCGCTGACCGACACCGACGGCCACGTGCTCGGCTCGCTGTGCGCGATCGACACCCGGCCGCGGACCTGGACCGGCGACGAGATCGCCACCCTGACGGACCTGGCGACGATGTGCGCCACCGAGATCCGCCTGCGCCTGGCCACCCGGCAGAGCAAGCGCGACCGCGACCGCCGGGACGAGCTGGCCACCCAGCTCGACCGCGCCCACGCCCGCAACGAGATCCTGCTCAGCGCCGCACAGGCGCTGGCCGGGAGCCGGACGCTGGCGCAGATCCGCCACGAGATCAGCTGGTTCGTCTCCGCCGAGCACCGGCCGACCTACATCGGGCTGGTCGTCGCCGAGCCCGGCGGGATGCTGCGCCGGGTGCCCGAGCCGGGCCGCCCGGCCCTCGCCGACGCCGAGTTCGGCGTCTTCCGGGCCGACGCCGCCCTGGCCACGGCGAAGGCGTTCCGCGAACGACGGCTGCTGTGCTACGAGGACCCGGCCGCGATCGACGCGGAGTTCCCCGACGCCGTCGGGCGGCTCTACCGCGACCTGCGCCTGCACGCGACGGCCTGTGCGCCGCTCGTCGGCAGCCGGGACGTCCTCGGCGTCCTCACCCTCGGCTGGGACCGGCCGCACGCGCTCGACAGCGCCGAGCGCGCCGTGATCACCACCCTGGCCACCTACACCGCCCAGGCGCTCGAACGCGTCCGCCAGCTCGAGCGGCGGATCAGCGTGGCCCGCGAGCTGCAGGAAGCCATGCTCACGGACCTGCCGTCGGTGCCCGGCCTGCGGCTCGCGGCCCGCTACCGGCCGTCCGAGGTCGACGAAGCCGTCGGTGGCGACTGGTACGACGCCGTCCCGCTCCCCGGCGCGCCGGCCCTGGCCGTGACGGTCGGCGACATCACCGGCCACGACGTCCACGCATCCACGCTGATGGGGCAGGTCCGCAGCATGATGCGCCAGACCGCGTGGAACCTGCCCGACGCCGGCCCGGCCGCGACCGTCGAAGCCCTGGAGGCCGCCCTGACCGGGCTGGACATCCCCGCGAGCGGCACGCTGCTGCACGCGCACCTGAGCCCGGACGGCACCGGCCGCTGGGAGCTGACGAGCACCAACGCGGGCCACCCACCCCCGATCCTGGTCCACGCCGACGGCCGCACAGAGCTGCTCACCGAGCACGACGCGCTCTTCAGCCACCTGGGCTTCCGGACCCGCGACCGCACGGACCAGCGACGGACCCTGGAGCCGGGCGACCTGGTCTTCCTCTACACGGACGGCCTCATCGAACGCCGCGGCGAAGACCTCGACCGGGCCATCGACCGCCTCCGCACGCTGCTCTCCCGGCTGGCCGGCCAGGCCCCAGAGGCCATGGCCGACGCCGCACTGGAGCACATGGTGGAGCCGGGCGGCCACGAGGACGACGTCGTCCTGCTGGCGATCGGCACCTGA
- a CDS encoding anti-sigma factor domain-containing protein produces the protein MTTAEAHTLTGAYVLDAVTDLERAAFDRHLAECGTCAAEVRELRETAARLGAAMTAVPGNGLRSRVLTAVAETRQLPPRVAPAAARRTWRKRATIVTASIAAAAAILVGGVGIGLSQTGTTPVPVAGSAQVQNASDAVTVRAGAATAILSRSLGRVVVTASGLPALDAGHAYQVWLIGPRGPQSAGLLPAGDGTLGAVLPGDTDRVAITTEPAAGSPQPTTAAVARLPLA, from the coding sequence ATGACCACCGCCGAAGCCCACACCCTCACCGGTGCGTACGTCCTCGACGCCGTCACCGACCTCGAACGCGCCGCCTTCGACCGTCACCTGGCCGAGTGCGGGACCTGCGCCGCGGAAGTCCGCGAACTCCGGGAGACCGCCGCGCGCCTCGGTGCCGCGATGACGGCCGTCCCCGGCAACGGCCTGCGCAGCCGGGTGCTCACCGCGGTCGCCGAGACCCGGCAGCTCCCGCCCCGGGTGGCACCCGCCGCCGCGCGACGGACGTGGCGCAAGCGCGCCACGATCGTCACCGCGTCGATCGCGGCCGCCGCCGCGATCCTGGTCGGCGGCGTCGGGATCGGCCTGTCGCAGACCGGCACCACACCGGTTCCGGTCGCCGGCTCCGCCCAGGTCCAGAACGCCTCGGACGCCGTCACCGTCCGGGCCGGCGCGGCCACCGCGATCCTCTCGCGGTCGCTCGGCCGGGTCGTCGTGACCGCCTCGGGGCTGCCCGCGCTCGACGCCGGGCACGCCTACCAGGTCTGGCTGATCGGCCCGCGCGGTCCGCAGTCCGCCGGCCTGCTGCCGGCGGGCGACGGGACGCTCGGCGCGGTCCTGCCGGGCGACACCGACCGGGTCGCCATCACCACGGAGCCCGCGGCGGGCTCGCCGCAGCCGACCACCGCCGCCGTGGCGCGGCTCCCGCTGGCCTGA
- the sigK gene encoding ECF RNA polymerase sigma factor SigK, with amino-acid sequence MAAAARATTVTLLHRPTGTHPDNAPATPEELLRRSALGDEQAFALLYDQLASPIFGTVMQVLRSRAQSEEVTQEVLLEIWRKAAQFDSARAKVSTWALTIAHRRAIDRVRSEQSARNRQERSDLLDMRRPYDDVAESTMSTVDRDLVREALGVLTDLQRESILLAYFHGLTCREVAEKLGVAIGTVKTRMRDGMIRLRDALGATR; translated from the coding sequence ATGGCCGCCGCCGCACGCGCCACCACCGTAACCCTCCTCCATCGACCCACCGGCACCCACCCGGACAACGCGCCCGCCACCCCCGAAGAACTCCTCCGGCGATCCGCGCTGGGCGACGAGCAGGCTTTCGCCCTGCTCTACGACCAGCTCGCGAGCCCGATCTTCGGCACCGTGATGCAGGTCCTGCGCAGCCGCGCGCAGTCCGAAGAGGTCACCCAGGAGGTGCTGCTCGAAATCTGGCGCAAGGCCGCCCAGTTCGACTCCGCGCGGGCGAAGGTCAGCACGTGGGCGCTGACGATCGCCCACCGCCGGGCCATCGACCGGGTCCGCTCCGAGCAGTCCGCCCGCAACCGGCAGGAACGATCCGACCTGCTGGACATGCGACGCCCGTACGACGACGTCGCCGAGTCGACGATGTCCACTGTGGACCGCGACCTGGTCCGGGAGGCGCTGGGCGTGCTCACCGATCTGCAGCGGGAGTCGATCCTGCTCGCCTATTTCCACGGACTCACCTGCCGGGAGGTCGCCGAAAAGCTCGGCGTCGCGATCGGCACCGTCAAAACCCGCATGCGCGACGGCATGATCCGCCTGCGGGACGCGTTGGGAGCGACCCGATGA
- a CDS encoding fasciclin domain-containing protein — translation MTKLRVAGIGIAAAAALALTACGSSDTASSGSSSAPAPSSSMAAPSTSAAAGASDGMTTNADVFGPACSQLPQGSAPGSLDSMGPQPVASAASTNPLLTKLVAAVKATNLVDTLNSAPAITVFAPADPAFAALGDAKFNELAGKPAELSPILQYHVVGKRYDAKGLASAGTLDSLNAAGGPLKIEGTGDNMTVNGAKILCGNIPTKNATVFVIDKVLTPGTNKQ, via the coding sequence GTGACCAAGCTTCGTGTCGCCGGAATCGGCATCGCCGCGGCTGCCGCCCTGGCCCTGACCGCGTGTGGCAGCAGCGACACCGCGTCGTCGGGCAGCTCCAGCGCCCCGGCCCCGTCGTCCTCGATGGCCGCCCCGTCGACCAGCGCCGCCGCGGGTGCTTCCGATGGCATGACGACCAACGCCGACGTCTTCGGCCCGGCCTGCTCGCAGCTGCCGCAGGGTTCCGCGCCCGGTTCGCTGGACTCGATGGGCCCGCAGCCCGTCGCCTCCGCCGCCTCGACCAACCCGCTGCTGACCAAGCTGGTCGCCGCGGTCAAGGCCACCAACCTGGTCGACACCCTCAACAGCGCGCCGGCCATCACGGTGTTCGCGCCGGCCGACCCGGCCTTTGCCGCGCTGGGTGACGCCAAGTTCAACGAGCTGGCGGGCAAGCCGGCCGAGCTGTCGCCGATCCTGCAGTACCACGTCGTCGGCAAGCGTTACGACGCCAAGGGCCTCGCGTCCGCCGGCACCCTCGACAGCCTCAACGCCGCCGGTGGCCCGCTGAAGATCGAAGGTACCGGCGACAACATGACCGTCAACGGCGCGAAGATCCTCTGCGGCAACATCCCCACCAAGAACGCCACCGTCTTCGTCATCGACAAGGTGCTCACCCCCGGCACCAACAAGCAGTAA
- a CDS encoding LuxR C-terminal-related transcriptional regulator: protein MKELLPPQLRDLLTGIATRPADPVRVILSGPPGHGKSTMLSAIGRHYRDAGVAVIGRDTLAERPVPPGAAILLDDADTLDGAARATLAGLAGATDRLVLTHTPGAPGALAAELILPGTRHIRLTAWAADDIARFAQETLGRSLTRDQAASAQRATAGLPRLVTHWLRLSGAGELIDELRSELDLLGEPGRTYLVVAGAGSGRDLELLAAALDLDRDDVSAVVTRVRGAGLLAAGDSVPPLVVRALREHVGVDRQLTVLVRMLDVLLAAGQPVLPVARELLRLGAAGEVVRAGLEAAAGEALAGDPSLAADLYAAAARGGSSRTRLAPGWASASVRAGRLDTALALGDELLNSATPEDRTRGALVAGTVIARRGDLARGAELLRWSGEPGARRLADLAGIALGEARPGEPEAAGPLPAYGHVAGQLLDGIRESVSGRPEAALATLLAAADSAAADGTGHLLPDSPAALAALVAVHAAEFDLAHGVLTRAAGGDRHTLLLGWTAMLRGDLAAAGTHRAAVRGPLAPRDELFLHALDLGLARRSDTPDAVRARWPAAYEAMMRQPVDLFTLLPLGELLVAAARVEESFRVASHHARAVALLERLGSPALWSAWLNWSVFHAAVVTGDRETARETLRPFASASGRLGPALAAAGDTWLAVLGGTVDGDAVLAAAEQLHRAGLRWDAARLAGQAAIRATDRTAMVTLLRAAKRFSAGATAKPATTDTAAATTLTPRERDIGRLVVEGHTYREIGEQLHISGKTVEHHMARIRGKLGVTDRRTIATVLRGMLGETV from the coding sequence GTGAAGGAGCTGCTGCCCCCGCAGCTGCGTGACCTGCTGACCGGGATCGCCACCCGACCGGCGGACCCGGTCCGGGTGATCCTGTCCGGCCCGCCCGGCCACGGGAAGTCGACGATGCTGAGCGCGATCGGCCGGCACTACCGCGACGCCGGCGTCGCGGTGATCGGCCGGGACACGCTCGCCGAGCGGCCGGTCCCGCCCGGCGCGGCGATCCTGCTCGACGACGCCGACACCCTCGACGGCGCGGCCCGCGCGACGCTCGCCGGGCTGGCCGGGGCGACGGACCGGCTGGTGCTCACGCACACGCCCGGGGCGCCGGGCGCCCTCGCCGCGGAGCTGATCCTCCCGGGCACCCGGCACATCCGGCTCACCGCGTGGGCCGCCGACGACATTGCCCGGTTCGCCCAGGAGACGCTCGGCCGGTCCCTCACGCGCGATCAGGCCGCGTCGGCCCAGCGGGCTACGGCGGGGCTGCCCCGGCTGGTGACGCACTGGCTGCGGCTGTCCGGCGCGGGGGAGCTGATCGACGAGCTGCGCTCGGAGCTGGACCTGCTCGGCGAACCGGGCCGGACCTACCTCGTCGTGGCCGGCGCCGGGAGCGGCCGTGACCTCGAGCTGCTCGCGGCGGCCCTGGACCTGGACCGCGACGACGTCTCCGCGGTCGTCACCCGGGTCCGCGGCGCCGGGCTCCTCGCGGCCGGCGACAGCGTGCCCCCGCTCGTCGTGCGCGCCCTGCGCGAGCACGTCGGCGTCGACCGCCAGCTCACCGTGCTGGTCCGGATGCTCGACGTCCTGCTGGCCGCCGGGCAGCCGGTGCTGCCGGTCGCCCGCGAACTGCTGCGCCTGGGGGCCGCGGGCGAGGTCGTGCGGGCCGGGCTCGAGGCCGCGGCCGGCGAGGCGCTCGCCGGCGACCCGTCGCTCGCGGCCGACCTCTACGCCGCCGCGGCTCGCGGTGGCAGCTCGCGGACGCGGCTGGCCCCGGGCTGGGCCAGCGCGTCCGTCCGCGCGGGACGGCTCGACACGGCGCTGGCCCTCGGCGACGAACTCCTGAACTCCGCCACGCCCGAAGACCGGACGCGCGGCGCGCTGGTCGCGGGGACGGTCATCGCCCGCCGCGGCGACCTGGCCCGCGGCGCCGAGCTCCTGCGCTGGTCGGGGGAGCCGGGCGCGAGACGGCTGGCCGACCTAGCCGGCATCGCCCTCGGCGAGGCGAGACCCGGCGAACCGGAAGCCGCCGGGCCGCTCCCGGCCTACGGGCACGTCGCCGGGCAGCTGCTGGACGGGATCCGGGAGTCGGTGTCCGGCCGTCCCGAAGCCGCGCTGGCGACGCTGCTGGCCGCGGCCGACTCCGCGGCGGCCGACGGTACCGGTCACCTCCTGCCGGATTCCCCGGCCGCGCTGGCCGCCCTGGTGGCGGTGCACGCCGCCGAGTTCGACCTCGCCCACGGCGTCCTCACCCGCGCCGCCGGCGGCGACCGGCACACGCTCCTGCTCGGCTGGACCGCGATGCTCCGCGGCGACCTGGCCGCCGCCGGAACCCACCGCGCGGCCGTGCGCGGACCGCTGGCTCCACGCGACGAACTCTTCCTGCACGCCCTCGACCTCGGGCTGGCGCGGCGCAGCGACACCCCGGACGCGGTCCGCGCGCGCTGGCCCGCGGCCTACGAGGCGATGATGCGCCAGCCGGTCGACCTGTTCACGCTGCTGCCCCTCGGCGAGCTGCTCGTGGCGGCGGCGCGGGTCGAGGAGAGCTTCCGCGTCGCGTCCCACCACGCTCGGGCCGTCGCGCTGCTGGAGCGGCTCGGCTCGCCGGCGTTGTGGTCGGCGTGGCTGAACTGGTCGGTGTTCCACGCCGCGGTCGTGACCGGGGACCGCGAGACCGCACGCGAGACCCTGCGTCCCTTCGCCTCGGCGTCCGGACGGCTGGGGCCGGCACTGGCCGCGGCGGGTGACACGTGGCTCGCGGTGCTCGGCGGCACCGTGGACGGCGACGCCGTGCTGGCCGCCGCGGAGCAGCTGCACCGCGCCGGGCTCCGGTGGGACGCCGCGAGGCTCGCCGGGCAGGCGGCGATCCGCGCGACCGACCGCACGGCGATGGTGACGTTGTTGCGTGCGGCCAAGAGGTTCTCGGCCGGGGCCACCGCGAAGCCGGCCACGACGGACACGGCGGCCGCGACCACGCTGACCCCGCGCGAGCGCGACATCGGCCGGCTGGTCGTCGAGGGCCACACCTACCGCGAGATCGGGGAACAGCTCCACATCTCGGGCAAGACCGTCGAGCACCACATGGCCCGCATCCGCGGCAAGCTCGGGGTGACCGACCGGCGCACGATCGCGACAGTGCTGCGCGGCATGCTGGGCGAGACCGTCTGA